In one Methylobacterium sp. SyP6R genomic region, the following are encoded:
- the gcvA gene encoding transcriptional regulator GcvA — protein sequence MHRRLPPLNALKAFEAAGRHASFTLAAEELRVTHGAVSRHVQALEAWLGVKLFERHNRRVVLTEAGRGYLAEIGAALDRVALATARQLERGQARVLHVNTLATFTLRWLIPRLHAFQRAHPAIEVRLTTSTVPLAELAGPYDVAIRGGPDSRPGHVGQEFLTEERIPVCSPALLARLPLDDSSQLTGHTLLHAATLPGVWPQWLAAAGVPDLEPQASITLEHFYLTLQAALDGLGVAMGPTRLIADDVAAGRLVLPFAGPRLPAHSYYTYVPEARRDDPVVRAFCEWLATAG from the coding sequence GGCGGAGGAGTTGCGCGTCACCCACGGCGCGGTCAGCCGGCACGTGCAGGCGCTCGAAGCCTGGCTCGGCGTGAAGCTGTTCGAGCGCCACAACAGGCGGGTGGTGCTGACGGAGGCCGGACGGGGCTACCTCGCCGAGATCGGCGCGGCCCTCGACCGCGTGGCGCTCGCGACCGCGCGGCAACTGGAGCGCGGCCAGGCGCGGGTGCTCCATGTGAACACGCTCGCGACCTTCACCTTGCGCTGGCTGATCCCGCGGCTGCACGCCTTCCAGCGCGCCCACCCGGCCATCGAGGTCCGGCTGACGACCTCCACCGTGCCGCTTGCCGAGCTGGCCGGGCCCTACGACGTCGCGATCCGGGGCGGCCCCGATTCACGGCCGGGCCATGTCGGCCAAGAGTTCCTCACCGAGGAGCGCATCCCGGTCTGCAGCCCGGCCCTGCTGGCGCGCCTGCCGCTCGACGACTCGTCGCAGCTGACGGGGCACACGCTCCTGCACGCGGCGACGCTGCCCGGGGTCTGGCCGCAATGGCTCGCTGCAGCGGGCGTGCCCGACCTGGAGCCGCAGGCCTCGATCACGCTGGAGCACTTCTACCTGACCTTGCAGGCGGCGCTCGACGGGTTGGGGGTGGCGATGGGCCCGACGCGGCTCATCGCCGACGACGTGGCGGCGGGCCGGCTGGTGCTGCCCTTCGCAGGGCCCCGGCTTCCGGCGCACAGCTACTACACCTACGTACCGGAGGCCCGCCGGGACGATCCGGTCGTGCGGGCCTTCTGCGAGTGGCTGGCGACGGCGGGGTGA